The following proteins are encoded in a genomic region of Novosphingobium sp. PP1Y:
- a CDS encoding MSMEG_0568 family radical SAM protein produces MAQKMTDATTAAMIAQLQSSGIRLADPRSGASSRRGGAGPSDHKAITIDGVTVMVPVHTATAFDSPFEASRPDADGNATLTCEGRALGTIAFPPQPQFYALETADGVPYSQIATLHGRDVLATTVLQTCIRYQSRTKTCQFCSIGQSLAAGRTIAQKTPAQLAEVARAAVELDGVKHMVMTTGTPPTPDRGAAVLVESARAIRAAVDLPIQAQCEPPDHDGWFTTMRDAGIDTLGMHLEVVTPEVRARIMPGKASVPIERYMEAFRAAVPVFGRGQVSTYILAGLGDTREALLKISQELIDIGVYPFIVPFVPISGTPLESHPSPAPAFMSSVLEPLARMLAEGGLAAEKVKAGCARCGACSALSTFEKLKQPAGQVA; encoded by the coding sequence ATGGCCCAAAAGATGACCGATGCGACAACCGCGGCGATGATCGCACAGTTGCAGTCCTCCGGAATCCGGCTGGCTGATCCCCGCTCGGGTGCGTCGAGCCGCCGCGGCGGGGCGGGTCCGTCGGATCACAAGGCCATCACCATCGACGGCGTGACCGTGATGGTCCCCGTCCACACCGCGACCGCCTTCGACAGCCCGTTCGAAGCCAGCCGTCCCGATGCCGACGGCAACGCGACGCTGACCTGCGAGGGCCGCGCGCTGGGCACCATCGCCTTTCCCCCGCAGCCCCAGTTTTACGCGCTCGAAACCGCTGACGGCGTGCCCTATTCGCAGATCGCCACGCTTCATGGGCGCGACGTGCTCGCCACTACGGTCCTGCAGACCTGCATCCGCTACCAGAGCCGCACCAAGACCTGCCAGTTCTGCTCGATCGGCCAGTCTCTCGCCGCCGGGCGCACGATCGCGCAAAAGACCCCGGCCCAGCTTGCCGAAGTTGCCCGCGCGGCGGTGGAACTCGATGGCGTCAAGCACATGGTGATGACCACCGGCACCCCGCCTACGCCCGATCGCGGTGCCGCGGTCCTGGTCGAAAGCGCGCGCGCCATTCGCGCCGCGGTAGACCTGCCGATCCAGGCCCAGTGCGAACCGCCAGACCACGATGGATGGTTCACGACGATGCGCGATGCGGGGATCGACACGCTCGGCATGCACCTCGAAGTGGTGACCCCCGAAGTGCGAGCCCGGATCATGCCCGGCAAGGCCAGCGTGCCGATCGAACGCTACATGGAAGCCTTCCGCGCCGCCGTGCCCGTCTTCGGCCGGGGCCAGGTCTCCACCTATATCCTCGCCGGTCTTGGCGACACGCGCGAAGCGCTGCTCAAGATCTCGCAAGAGCTGATCGATATCGGCGTCTATCCCTTCATCGTGCCCTTCGTACCGATTTCGGGCACCCCGCTCGAAAGCCATCCTTCGCCCGCGCCCGCCTTCATGAGCTCGGTTCTGGAGCCGCTGGCCCGGATGCTGGCCGAAGGGGGACTGGCGGCAGAAAAAGTCAAGGCTGGTTGCGCTCGATGCGGGGCCTGCTCAGCCCTCTCGACCTTCGAGAAGCTGAAGCAGCCGGCAGGGCAGGTGGCGTGA